From the genome of Fibrobacter sp. UWH6:
GGCCGCGTTTTTCGCGGCCTTCGATCGTCTAATTTTACAAGGAATTAGTTATTGGGAAATTTCTTTCCTGTAAGGTCAAAAATTTGGGGTTGATCCTTGTTTTGATCGACCTTGTGGACCTGAACTTTATTTCCCTTGATTATGAGTCTTGTTCCTGCAGATTTAAAGTTCGTTTTGGTCTCTTGCTTACCCTTAAGGCTTGCAATTTCAGACACGTCTGCCAATTCGTACTTGTCCCAACCCGGCATATCTTCCAGGGTGATTACGAAGTCGTTGTTCATGACGGTCTTCCAGGTTTCTGCCGTATTGTCGTTTGCCCAGCCTTCCATGGCGTAGTCACCGTACCAGGGCATGAACCAGCTCCAGTTGGCTCCATCGGCCTTCATTTCGTCGGGGAAGGGAACAGAACCATTTTCACTTAAGGCGATAATCTTCTTGCCGCCGTAAATATCCTTCACGGTTTCAAAACTGCCCACCAGGCTGGAGTGGTTTGCTTCGCGAGGATAGTAATAGTAATCGCGGCCCACAACGTCTACGTATTCGTCGCCAGGGTACCAATCGATGGCGTCCTTGGCTTCGTCGGTGGTCCAGACCCAAATGAGATTATGCAGGTCTTTCTTGTTGACGAAAATATCGAACATCAAACGATAAAGGGCGACGCAGGCTTCGGCACCATCGGTACCCCACCAGAACCACTTACCGGCGGCTTCGTGAAGGGGGCGCCACAATACGGCAACACCGGCTTCCTGTAAAGTGTGAAGGCTGTCGGCAATCATTTCCAGATCGCGGACAATGGCCTTGTATTCGTCGGATTCTGTTTTCCACTTTTTGGTAGTCAGGTCGTAAGCCTTGGTGACGCTGAATGTGGTGAATGGATCGTTTCCGCTGGACTCGGTGTAGAAGGCTTCCACATCCCACATGGGGTCTTTCCAGTGCCAGTTAAATTGAGGGATGCCTCCCTGCTTCCAGACGTACTTTGCCATTTCCAGGGTGGCGTGGGTGTAGCCCTGATGCCACATGCCGTCGGAGCCGCTGCCGCTGGCGTGCAAGAAGTCAAAACCTACCAGCACCACGTTCTTGCCGGAGGCATCTGCGATGTACTTCAATTCAGTCTGAGTTTCGTAAGTCTGAGGCGTGTACCTACCGTCATTTTCGAAGGGACGTTCCGTCATGACGCCGCTAATGACTCGCTTTCCAAAATTTGTCAGCAGGAAGTTATAGAGCTTCTGTGCGCTTTCGGTAGGTTCCGGTGTCACGGGACTTGCGCTCAGACTGAATGGGGCCGCTTCGTATTCGGTAAGCTCGATGTAGTCCAGATTCACCCAGCCCCAGGAATGTACAATACCGATGGTGTTGTCGCCCTTGTTCAGCTTGATTTTTCCTGCACCCTTGATGGTGGAAAACTCGTCGTTCATGCCGAAGGAAATTTGACCTGCGGAGATTCCGTTGATAGTCAAGTTCTGAATTTTGTCAGTCCCGTCGGTAGGGAGCATGTAATTGGCCCACAGGGTGTAATAACCTGTTTCAGGAACGTTCACCTTGAATTCCAAATTGCCCTCTTTCATAGCCACATAAGAGCCTCCAGAAACGCCTGCCTTGGAAACAACTTCAACTTTATGGTCGTCGGCGAGAACGGCGTCTTCGGCTTCTAGGCGAATTGCTGCGGCGTTGGCCGAAACCAGGGCGGCCAATCCAAAAAACGGGGCTTGTTTAAACATGTTCATTCCAAAACTCCATGTATACATATTCTTTTAGAAAAAAACGCCGCGGTGTCCCGCGACGTTTTCCCACACATCAAACTTGATGAATTACTTGATGATGATCGGCTGGGTTGCGGTGATGCCTGCGCCCTTGACGCGTACGATGTACTGACCCTTGGACATGTCGGTCATATCGAATGCGTGGGTGCCTGCAGACAGGGTTCCGCGATAGAGGGTGGCGACGCGCTTGCCGTTCATACCGAACACATCTACGTTAACCAGGCCCGCGGAAGCGGCAGTGAACATGATGCTGTTTCCGTTTACAGACATCTTTGTAGCAGGTGCTGCTGCGGTAGCCTTGATTGCTGTCGTTGCCGGAGTTCCGTCAAAGTAAGTTTCCACCTTGGTAATGGTAGCCTGTTCCGGGGAGAATGTGTCGAATTCTGTATCGAAGTTGTTGATGACGATTGCGCCGTCGTCAACAACGACATTGTCGATTAGAACTTCGCCGCTGAAGGCATCCGTAGTCATCTTGATAATGACTTGGCTGAGGTTGCCTAGATTGCTGGTGATGGGGAAGTCGTCTTCCCAGTAGGCGAACTTGTCGATGGGGAAGGTGCAAGTTGCGGTTTCGCCTGCTGCTACGTCGCAGTAACTGTTGGCATTGTACCAGCCCCATGCGGTATGAGTGTCGCTGGCGTTAGTCTTCAATGCCATGGTATACTGAAGATCGCTGGTAGAGCTGTTCTTTACGGTGAAGGTAATAGCCTTTGCTGTTCCCAGGTTGGTTGCAAAGTTATAAGTCAGGTTTGCACCTTCGGAAGCATCAACGCCTGCGTAGGTGACTTTCATCCAGCCGTTTTGTCCGCTAGCGGATGCTGCAAAGTCAGAGAGCTTGACCTTGCTGGAATCTAACTTGTAGATGGTGGTTAGTGCTTCTGCGGAATTGGCGAGGCTCCAGATGGCGTTCAGGTAGAAACTGTTGCCGGCTTCTTCATGGAGTGTCCAGCCCATGGCGCCGGAATAGCCGTTCTTGAATGCGTAGGTGTAAGCATCTGCAATGGTCATCTGGCGAGATCCAGCAGGGTCGCTGCTGAGGTTGCCACCACTGGTGTTCACGTTCACCCAGTCAGCACCCGGGAGCTCGCCTACCACCATGGGCTTGTCCAGCATGTAGTAGCTGTATGGGTTGTGGAAGGGACTTGCGCTGTTGGGATTCCATTCGGGATAGTAGTGAACTTGGTAGAAGTCCAGGGTTCCCTTGGGGTACTTGTTTTCGCCGGCGGCCAACAGCATGGCGTCGGTGTAGTAGTTCTTGCCGCATTTGTCGCTAGTCATGGTGAAGCGGGCGCTACCGTTAGAAACCAGGTTGTTGGGGGCTTCTTTATGGATGGCGTCTGCGGTCATGTTGATGACGCGCTGGATATACTTGATATCCACCAGTTCGGTGCCCCAGCCGTTACCGAAGTTTTCGGTACTAGTCATACCTTCCGGTTCGTTAAACACTTCCCAGGCGAGGAGTGCGGGATGATTCTTGTATGCCTTTACCAGCGGAAGCACAGCCTTGTCAATGAAAGCCTGTGTTGCGGCTTCTTCCTTAAGAATCAATTCGTTGGCGGTAAAGTCAAAACGACCGCCCCAACTTGTTGTGCTTTCGTAGTCCTTCTTCATCATGTCGAAGGAAAGAAGGCAGAGGTCTACCACGATGCCGTATTCTTCGGCGATATCCAGAACCATACCGACGTTCTTGATGGTCTGTTCTTCGATGCCTGTGGCGTAATGGGTGGTGGGATCAAAGCTTGGGTCCATGGTGTTGTTGGTGAAAAGCCACCAACGAATGGAGTTACCGCCTGCAGCGCGAAGATCCTTCAAATCCTTACGGACTGCATTTTCGTCGATGGTCATCAGCTTGCCGTTGGCGTCCTTACCAACGTCCTGGCTGAAGTTCCACCAGGCGATATTCATACCGTTGAGAAATACTTCATTGCCGTTGTAGCAGAGCTTGCTCTTGTCGTTTGCGCAAATGCTCATTTTATAACCATCGCCGTTTGCGGCCATGGCTGAAGTTGCGAAAAAGGCGCCGCCCACCAGGGAAAGCGCTAAAGCTTTTTTTAAAATTTTGTTCATAAGTATACTCCAAACAAGCGTCTTCAGAGACGCAAAAATACCAAACAACAGAGTTAATATAATTTATTTTGGTAGTTTAAATCAAAGTGTTCTTTTTTTTTTATCAAAACAAAAAATGCTTCGGAATTTTATCCCGAAGCATAAACTTTTACCTTTGTAGAAAAAGGGATTACTGTGCGCCACCGATAATGGTTGCGTCCATGAACTGTCCTTCCTGGACTTCAACTGTGGCGGGTTTGTTGAAATCGCTCAAAGCTGTTCCGTCGTCTGCGACAACATCGTCGTAGAAAATCGTTCCGTTTACACCCGGGGTGGAAATTTCCAGGAGGATTGTGGAAACGTCTGCGAGATAGGCTGTCAGTTCTTCACCTTCAAGAACGGTCTGGTTTGCGGCTGTTGTTGCAAGATCAATTTCACAGGCTTCCTTGGCGCCGCCGTTAATCCAGCAGCCGTCGGGCTGAGCCCATTTCCACTTGGAGTCCATGAAGGCGATGGTGAACCACAGACCGTCTCCGTTATTGGAATTGTCAACATTGAATGTGAGCTTGGTTGCCTTGGACAGGTCGACGACGGAACCTCCGTGGAGGACTACGTTGCCGCGAACGGTGTCTTCTGGAGAACTTGCTGTCATGACAACCTGCAAGTATCCATTGGTGGCGATGTCTTCAGGAAGCACGAGGGGTGCCTTTTCAACGGCGGTATCCAGGTCTGCAAGGGCGTATCCGACGACGCATGCTGCTGCAGGAGCGTTGCTGATGGTGTAATTGTCCCAACCGGGCATGTCTTCCAGGGCGAATACGCAAGGATCTGCCAGGTTTGCTGCCCAGACGGTGTTCTTGGTCTTGCTGACGTACTTGCCGTCCCAGCTTTCATACCAAGGCATGTTCCAGCTCCAGACGGCGTTGTCGGCGTGCATCAGGGATGCGTCAGGGATAGGACCATTTTCAGAGAGTGCGATGATCTTGTCGCCATGAATAGTCTTCATGTTGCTGAATACAGCTGCGTTGCTCTGATAGTCATAGGACTTGTTGTAGATGTCTACGGAGAACACGTCGTAATAGGCACTACCCGGATCCCACGTTGCATCGCTGAAGATTGTCTTTTCTGCATTCCACACCCATACCAGGTTCTTTACGCCGTTGACCTTGACCATGCGGTCATAAACGAGACGATAGAGGGCTGCGTATTCTGCGCCCTGGTGCATCTTGTCGGTGGCGCTCCACCAGAACCAGGCTCCACCGGATTCATGAAGGGGA
Proteins encoded in this window:
- a CDS encoding glycosyl hydrolase, producing the protein MNMFKQAPFFGLAALVSANAAAIRLEAEDAVLADDHKVEVVSKAGVSGGSYVAMKEGNLEFKVNVPETGYYTLWANYMLPTDGTDKIQNLTINGISAGQISFGMNDEFSTIKGAGKIKLNKGDNTIGIVHSWGWVNLDYIELTEYEAAPFSLSASPVTPEPTESAQKLYNFLLTNFGKRVISGVMTERPFENDGRYTPQTYETQTELKYIADASGKNVVLVGFDFLHASGSGSDGMWHQGYTHATLEMAKYVWKQGGIPQFNWHWKDPMWDVEAFYTESSGNDPFTTFSVTKAYDLTTKKWKTESDEYKAIVRDLEMIADSLHTLQEAGVAVLWRPLHEAAGKWFWWGTDGAEACVALYRLMFDIFVNKKDLHNLIWVWTTDEAKDAIDWYPGDEYVDVVGRDYYYYPREANHSSLVGSFETVKDIYGGKKIIALSENGSVPFPDEMKADGANWSWFMPWYGDYAMEGWANDNTAETWKTVMNNDFVITLEDMPGWDKYELADVSEIASLKGKQETKTNFKSAGTRLIIKGNKVQVHKVDQNKDQPQIFDLTGKKFPNN
- a CDS encoding glycosyl hydrolase codes for the protein MNIKKSLLAFGLAATAAILTTACSDDSSSGPEEQTTVVGDDPAATPSDSTGTPSGTPTDTSNTTIDTTAVSDNGNEGNNTPITNVPGTFSYAPVTEGATASAQKLYNFLATNFGSRTVSGVQTGDVNTATVKEMIDVKAVYEAAGKYPALVGFDFLFANGVNAGDAWYKSYTKMAVEAAADLWKQGGIPAFSWHWKDPSHAIDAFYTKKGNASEFTTFDYAAGFKAGTTEWDETSEAYQQIVADIDEISEYFLQLQEQGVAAIFRPLHESGGAWFWWSATDKMHQGAEYAALYRLVYDRMVKVNGVKNLVWVWNAEKTIFSDATWDPGSAYYDVFSVDIYNKSYDYQSNAAVFSNMKTIHGDKIIALSENGPIPDASLMHADNAVWSWNMPWYESWDGKYVSKTKNTVWAANLADPCVFALEDMPGWDNYTISNAPAAACVVGYALADLDTAVEKAPLVLPEDIATNGYLQVVMTASSPEDTVRGNVVLHGGSVVDLSKATKLTFNVDNSNNGDGLWFTIAFMDSKWKWAQPDGCWINGGAKEACEIDLATTAANQTVLEGEELTAYLADVSTILLEISTPGVNGTIFYDDVVADDGTALSDFNKPATVEVQEGQFMDATIIGGAQ
- a CDS encoding T9SS type A sorting domain-containing protein, encoding MNKILKKALALSLVGGAFFATSAMAANGDGYKMSICANDKSKLCYNGNEVFLNGMNIAWWNFSQDVGKDANGKLMTIDENAVRKDLKDLRAAGGNSIRWWLFTNNTMDPSFDPTTHYATGIEEQTIKNVGMVLDIAEEYGIVVDLCLLSFDMMKKDYESTTSWGGRFDFTANELILKEEAATQAFIDKAVLPLVKAYKNHPALLAWEVFNEPEGMTSTENFGNGWGTELVDIKYIQRVINMTADAIHKEAPNNLVSNGSARFTMTSDKCGKNYYTDAMLLAAGENKYPKGTLDFYQVHYYPEWNPNSASPFHNPYSYYMLDKPMVVGELPGADWVNVNTSGGNLSSDPAGSRQMTIADAYTYAFKNGYSGAMGWTLHEEAGNSFYLNAIWSLANSAEALTTIYKLDSSKVKLSDFAASASGQNGWMKVTYAGVDASEGANLTYNFATNLGTAKAITFTVKNSSTSDLQYTMALKTNASDTHTAWGWYNANSYCDVAAGETATCTFPIDKFAYWEDDFPITSNLGNLSQVIIKMTTDAFSGEVLIDNVVVDDGAIVINNFDTEFDTFSPEQATITKVETYFDGTPATTAIKATAAAPATKMSVNGNSIMFTAASAGLVNVDVFGMNGKRVATLYRGTLSAGTHAFDMTDMSKGQYIVRVKGAGITATQPIIIK